The following coding sequences are from one Cygnus atratus isolate AKBS03 ecotype Queensland, Australia chromosome 15, CAtr_DNAZoo_HiC_assembly, whole genome shotgun sequence window:
- the LOC118249125 gene encoding noggin-2-like — protein sequence MTAIGALLLCSCLGLLRPGGGQPFLRLRPSPSDNLPVKDIVEHPDPEYDPKEQDLDERTLRKKLGSHFDPGFMAVAVPGPANASGAEAAAAAAGRARAALPAELRRLELGAPPHGPRLRVGKKARRKVLQWLWAYTYCPVLYTWKDLGVRFWPRYIKEGNCFAEKSCSLPEGMFCKPVKSVTKTFLRWHCQGWSSQKYCTWIPVQYPLISECKCSC from the coding sequence ATGACGGCGATCGGGgcgctcctgctctgctcctgcctggggctgctgcggccgggcggcgggcaGCCCTTCCTGCGGCTGCGGCCCTCGCCCAGCGACAACCTGCCCGTCAAAGACATCGTGGAGCACCCGGACCCCGAGTACGACCCCAAGGAGCAGGACCTGGACGAGCGGACTCTGCGCAAGAAGCTGGGCAGCCATTTCGACCCCGGCTTCATGGCCGTGGCCGTGCCGGGCCCCGCCAACGCCTCGGGcgccgaggcggcggcggcggcggcggggcgggcgcgggcGGCGCTGCCCGCGGAGCTGCGGCGGCTGGAGCTGGGCGCACCGCCCCACGGGCCGCGCCTGCGGGTGGGCAAGAAGGCGCGGCGGAAGGTGCTGCAGTGGCTCTGGGCGTACACCTACTGCCCCGTGCTCTACACCTGGAAGGACCTGGGCGTCCGCTTCTGGCCGCGCTACATCAAGGAGGGCAACTGCTTCGCCGAGAAGTCCTGCTCGCTGCCCGAGGGCATGTTCTGCAAGCCCGTCAAGTCGGTCACCAAGACCTTCCTGCGctggcactgccagggctggtCCAGCCAGAAGTACTGCACCTGGATCCCCGTGCAGTACCCGCTCATCTCCGAGTGCAAGTGCTCCTGCTag